The following DNA comes from Methanosarcina vacuolata Z-761.
GCAAGTCTTGTTTCTTCTATAGAAATTTTTTCATCTGGTTTGGGCCCAATAGACCAACCTGTCACATCTTCAATCCACCCCTCAATCCACCAGCCATCAAGAACGCTAAGATTCACTACTCCGTTATGGGCAGCTTTCATACCACTTGTACCTGATGCTTCGTAGGGACAGTTAGGAGTATTAAGCCAGACATCAACTCCAGAAACCATTTTTGCAGCAAGATCCATATTGTAATTTTCCAGAAATGCAATTTTTATTTCGTCACGAAGTGTTTTCATCACTTTATAAATATCCCTTATAATTTGTTTTCCGGCTTCATCATTAGGATGAGCTTTACCTGCAAAAATAAGCTGAATTTTGCCTCTTTTATTTATATTCCTGAGCATCTCAAGATCAGAAAGAATTAAAGTTGGACGCTTATATGATGTCATACGCCGTGAAAAGCCTATTGTAAGAGTATCATAATCCATACCTATACCTGTTTTTTTGTTCACTTCGTCGATCAGATTTCTTTTTGCATTCCAATGTGCTTCCCAGAGTTCAGTGTCTGGAATTTCTCCGACTCTTATCAGAAGTTCGGGTTCATTCTCCCAATCCGGAAGATAGCGATCATAAAGCTTCCTGAAATAAGGGGAAGTCCATGTATAGGAATGAACACCATTTGTAATGGCATGAATTTTGTAGCCAGGGTAAAGTGCACTTGAGATCTGGCTGTGTCTTTTTGTAACGCCATTGATATAGTTCGACAAGTTCATAGCA
Coding sequences within:
- the glgP gene encoding alpha-glucan family phosphorylase, translating into MVLGIGGVRMLNALGFKVRKYHMNEGHSSLLALELLKQNSLDPNKVKELCIFTTHTPVEAGHDKFDYGLVGDLIQDKNDVEILRKYGGQNYFDTSIFAMNLSNYINGVTKRHSQISSALYPGYKIHAITNGVHSYTWTSPYFRKLYDRYLPDWENEPELLIRVGEIPDTELWEAHWNAKRNLIDEVNKKTGIGMDYDTLTIGFSRRMTSYKRPTLILSDLEMLRNINKRGKIQLIFAGKAHPNDEAGKQIIRDIYKVMKTLRDEIKIAFLENYNMDLAAKMVSGVDVWLNTPNCPYEASGTSGMKAAHNGVVNLSVLDGWWIEGWIEDVTGWSIGPKPDEKISIEETRLAELKDLYYKLYYIVVPMYYEQQDEWFKLINNSIGMIASYFNSHRMMRYYVTEAYL